The following proteins come from a genomic window of Lycium ferocissimum isolate CSIRO_LF1 chromosome 4, AGI_CSIRO_Lferr_CH_V1, whole genome shotgun sequence:
- the LOC132052298 gene encoding probable beta-1,4-xylosyltransferase IRX10L has product MRSWTRGFFGILYLAFLLKIEGLRLNRFEQTERISGSAGDVLEDNPIGRLKVYIYELPSKYNKKILQKDQRCLNHMFAAEIYMHRFLLSSAVRTFNPEEADWFYTPVYSTCDLTPNGLPLPFKSPRMMRSAIQLIASNWPYWNRTEGADHFFIVPHDFGACFHYLEEKAIERGILPLLQRATLVQTFGQRNHVCLKDGSITIPPYAPPQKMQSHLIPPATPRSIFVYFRGLFYDVGNDPEGGYYARGARAAVWENFKDNPLFDISTEHPTTYYEDMQRAIFCLCPLGWAPWSPRLVEAVIFGCIPVIIADDIVLPFADAIPWEDIGVFVAEKDVPNLDTILTSIRPEEILRKQRLLANPSMKQAMLFPTPAQSGDAFHQILNGLARKLPHDKSVYLKPGEKFLNWTAGPVGDLKPW; this is encoded by the exons ATGAGGAGTTGGACAAGGGGCTTTTTTGGGATTCTTTATCTTGCTTTCTTGTTGAAAATTGAAGGCTTGAGACTTAATAGGTTTGAACAAACTGAGAGAATATCAG GAAGTGCGGGTGACGTCTTGGAAGATAATCCGAttggaagattaaaagtttaTATTTATGAGCTTCCGAgcaaatacaacaagaaaattcTACAGAAAGACCAGCGATGCCTCAACCACATGTTTGCTGCTGAAATCTATATGCATCGTTTCCTATTATCCAGCGCTGTTCGAACCTTTAATCCTGAGGAAGCAGATTGGTTCTACACCCCTGTTTACAGTACTTGTGACCTGACACCGAATGGCCTTCCTTTACCCTTCAAGTCACCACGTATGATGAGGAGTGCAATACAACTTATTGCTTCTAACTGGCCTTATTGGAATAGAACAGAGGGGGCTGATCACTTCTTCATTGTGCCACACGATTTTGGTGCTTGTTTTCACTATCTA GAAGAAAAAGCTATTGAGAGGGGAATTCTTCCATTGCTCCAACGTGCTACTTTGGTTCAAACTTTTGGACAACGAAATCATGTTTGTTTAAAGGATGGCTCAATTACAATTCCTCCATATGCTCCCCCACAGAAAATGCAGTCTCACTTGATCCCTCCAGCTACTCCTCGGTCTATCTTTGTTTATTTCCGAGGCTTGTTTTATGACGTTGGAAATGACCCAGAAGGTGGTTACTATGCGAG AGGTGCTCGAGCAGCAGTGTGGGAGAACTTTAAAGACAATCCTCTCTTTGATATTTCTACCGAGCATCCAACTACTTACTATGAAGACATGCAGAGAGCTATCTTTTGCTTGTGCCCCCTGGGATGGGCCCCATGGAGTCCGAGATTGGTTGAAGCAGTTATATTTGGATGCATCCCTGTTATTATAGCAGATGACATTGTCTTGCCGTTTGCTGATGCAATCCCCTGGGAAGATATAGGCGTGTTTGTAGCAGAGAAAGATGTCCCAAATTTGGACACCATTCTCACTTCTATTCGACCAGAAGAAATATTGAGGAAGCAGAGATTGCTTGCCAACCCTTCAATGAAGCAGGCAATGTTATTTCCAACACCTGCTCAATCCGGTGATGCTTTCCATCAGATCTTGAATGGACTTGCACGTAAACTGCCACATGACAAGAGCGTTTACTTGAAGCCTGGGGAGAAGTTCTTAAACTGGACTGCTGGTCCAGTTGGTGACCTCAAACCTTGGTAG
- the LOC132052302 gene encoding sec14 cytosolic factor-like, with amino-acid sequence MEGKAEAVAMKPNNYENLSEQRMMQEAAATEKEEIQVQCNDTIAYLEMNKIELMRALVEKQDPSSKVVDDYALRRFLRARDLDIEKAAAMFLKCHKWRQSFVPKGSISVCEIPNEIAQNKMFMQGVDKQGCPTAVVFGGRHIQNKLGGLEEFKRFIVFALDKLCARTSPGREKFTIIADLQGFGYCNSDVRAYLAALSIVQDCYPERLGKVLLVHVPYLFCTLWKILYPFIDNNTKKKIMFVDNKRLTATLLQDIDESQLPETYGGKMQLVPIQDA; translated from the exons ATGGAGGGGAAAGCAGAGGCAGTAGCAATGAAGCCAAATAATTATGAAAATCTTTCAGAACAAAGAATGATGCAGGAAGCAGCAGcaacagaaaaagaagaaatccAAGTGCAATGCAATGACACAATTGCTTACCTAGAGATGAACAAAATTGAACTCATGAGAGCTCTTGTTGAAAAGCAAGATCCTTCTTCCAAG GTAGTAGATGATTATGCCTTGAGAAGGTTTCTTCGAGCTCGGGATCTGGACATAGAGAAAGCTGCAGCAATGTTCTTGAAATGCCATAAATGGAGGCAAAGCTTTGTACCAAAAGGATCCATTTCAGTGTGTGAGATACCAAACGAGATAGCACAGAACAAGATGTTCATGCAAGGTGTGGACAAACAAGGATGTCCCACTGCTGTAGTTTTTGGTGGCAGGCATATTCAAAACAAATTAGGAGGTCTTGAAGAGTTCAAAC GTTTTATAGTCTTCGCTCTAGACAAACTGTGTGCAAG GACCTCGCCAGGAAGAGAGAAATTCACGATAATCGCAGATCTCCAAGGTTTTGGCTATTGTAACAGTGACGTTCGTGCCTATCTTGCTGCTCTATCCATCGTACAG GATTGCTACCCGGAAAGACTTGGCAAAGTACTTCTTGTTCATGTTCCTTACTTATTTTGCACATTATGGAAGATTTTGTATCCTTTCATagacaacaacaccaagaaaaag ATCATGTTTGTGGACAACAAACGACTGACAGCAACCTTACTTCAAGATATTGATGAAAGCCAGCTTCCAGAGACTTATGGAGGCAAAATGCAATTAGTTCCTATACAAGACGCCTAG
- the LOC132052300 gene encoding pentatricopeptide repeat-containing protein At5g50990, which produces MLRVAGSQRRLCYYYYSSSSSSSSCSLFSRWRQNLSATFSTGAHLSVSPTQSHYSLDYHRVVRILEACKMSPNLRTTAGTHANIVKLGYGMCHSLISLMIVSYVSCDRLNLARQLLVEIPTANLDAVSSNLMITSFMKTGAVDVAKKIFNEVPLRDLVTWNSLIGGYIKNDMFKEALSVFRKMLRSNVEPDGYTFASIITACARLGAIDHAKWVHHLMTDSRIELNYILSSALIDMYSKCGRIEIARGIFDSVERTNVSVWNAMINGLAIHGLALDAIEIFSLMRPENVSPDSITFIGLLTSCSHCGLVEEGRKYFQLMKSLYLIQPQLEHYGTMVDLLSRAGLLDEAYKVIKEMPIEPDAVIWRTFLSACRIHKNSEMGEVASTKISHLSSGDYVLLSNIYCSTNKWDNAEKVRRVMKWEGVRKNSGKSWVEVGNVVHQFKAGDRSHPEAELIYKTLKELIHRTKLEGFSSTTELVLMDISDEEKEENLSYHSEKLALAYGILKSSPGTRIQVSKNLRTCPDCHSWMKIVAKVLNREIIVRDRIRFHHFADGYCSCGDYW; this is translated from the exons ATGTTAAGAGTTGCCGGCAGTCAGAGGAgactatgttattattattactcttcttcttcttcttcttcttcttgttcctTATTTTCACGGTGGCGTCAGAATCTCAGCGCTACATTTAGCACAGGGGCACATCTCTCAGTATCTCCAACACAATCCCATTATTCACTAG ATTATCACAGGGTCGTACGCATTCTTGAAGCATGTAAGATGTCACCAAATTTGAGAACTACGGCTGGCACGCATGCTAACATAGTTAAACTTGGTTATGGAATGTGTCATtctcttatttctttgatgATAGTGTCATATGTGTCTTGTGATAGACTCAATCTTGCTCGTCAGCTGCTCGTTGAAATTCCCACTGCGAATTTGGATGCTGTCTCTTCTAATTTAATGATTACTAGCTTTATGAAAACGGGGGCAGTTGATGTTGCCAAGAAGATATTTAACGAAGTTCCCCTCCGGGATTTGGTTACTTGGAACTCATTGATTGGAGGTTATATCAAAAATGACATGTTTAAGGAGGCGCTCAGTGTCTTCAGAAAGATGTTGAGGTCTAATGTTGAACCAGATGGATATACTTTTGCATCTATTATTACTGCATGTGCTAGACTTGGAGCCATTGATCACGCTAAGTGGGTACATCACTTAATGACTGACAGCAGGATTGAGCTAAATTACATTCTTTCTTCTGCTTTGATTGATATGTATTCGAAATGTGGAAGAATTGAGATAGCTAGAGGAATATTTGATAGTGTTGAGCGTACAAATGTCTCTGTCTGGAATGCTATGATTAATGGATTAGCAATCCATGGTCTTGCTTTAGATGCAATTGAGATTTTCTCACTGATGAGGCCAGAAAATGTTTCACCTGACAGTATTACTTTCATTGGACTTCTAACATCATGCAGTCATTGTGGGTTGGTTGAAGAGGGTCGAAAGTATTTTCAACTAATGAAAAGTCTGTATTTGATTCAACCACAACTTGAGCATTATGGAACAATGGTTGATCTACTAAGCAGGGCTGGACTGCTCGATGAAGCTTATAAAGTGATTAAGGAAATGCCAATAGAGCCTGATGCAGTCATATGGAGGACATTTCTCAGTGCTTGTAGAATTCACAAAAATTCTGAGATGGGTGAAGTTGCTAGCACAAAAATATCTCATCTTAGTAGCGGAGATTATGTCTTACTGTCAAACATTTATTGCTCTACAAATAAATGGGATAATGCCGAGAAAGTTAGACGTGTGATGAAATGGGAAGGAGTTCGTAAAAATAGTGGGAAAAGTTGGGTTGAAGTGGGTAATGTTGTTCACCAGTTCAAGGCTGGTGACCGATCACACCCTGAAGCTGAACTAATATATAAAACTTTGAAGGAATTGATTCATCGAACCAAATTGGAAGGATTTAGTTCCACAACTGAGTTAGTTTTGATGGATATTTCTGATGAGGAAAAGGAGGAAAATTTGAGTTACCACAGTGAAAAATTGGCATTAGCCTATGGGATCTTAAAATCTAGTCCCGGAACTCGTATTCAAGTTTCAAAAAATCTTCGTACTTGTCCAGATTGCCATTCTTGGATGAAAATTGTAGCAAAGGTGTTGAATAGGGAGATCATTGTGAGGGACAGGATCCGCTTTCATCACTTTGCAGATGGTTATTGTAGTTGTGGGGATTACTGGTAG
- the LOC132052303 gene encoding mitochondrial import inner membrane translocase subunit PAM16 like 2-like, with protein MASRILANLIVMGSGIMVRAFAQAYRQAIANASKNGVAQEAVQNIKRASKNMTESEARQILGVAEHSSWEEVLQKYDNLFESNAKNGSFYLQSKVHRAKECLESLHQSKAEGPN; from the exons ATG GCTTCGAGAATCCTTGCAAACTTGATTGTTATGGGTTCTGGAATAATGGTAAGGGCTTTTGCCCAGGCATATCGCCAAGCTATCGCAA ACGCGTCAAAAAATGGTGTTGCGCAAGAAGCAGTACAGAACATTAAAAGAGCAAGCAAAAATATGACCGAGTCGGAGGCTAGGCAAATTCTTGGGGTTGCAGAGCATTCATCATGGGAAGAAGTGTTGCAG AAATATGATAACTTGTTTGAAAGTAATGCTAAAAATGGAAGTTTTTATCTTCAATCAAAAGTTCATAGAGCGAAGGAATGTTTAGAATCACTTCACCAAAGTAAAGCAGAGGGCCCAAATTAG
- the LOC132052299 gene encoding uncharacterized protein LOC132052299: MSALFNFHSFLTVVLLGICTCTYVKMHFPALLEHRTGFRGFFWKAARVGERLSPWVAVGCLTMGVSIIFF; encoded by the exons ATG TCGGCACTCTTCAATTTCCACTCCTTCCTGACGGTAGTGCTGTTAGGGATTTGTACATGCACTTATGTTAAGATGCATTTTCCAGCACTCCTTGAACATAGAACTGG GTTTCGAGGTTTCTTTTGGAAGGCTGCTAGAGTAG GTGAACGGTTGAGTCCTTGGGTGGCAGTGGGCTGCTTGACGATGGGTGTTTCAATAATCTTCTTCTGA